In Rouxiella sp. WC2420, the following proteins share a genomic window:
- a CDS encoding autotransporter outer membrane beta-barrel domain-containing protein, with translation MRNVMRLSKLSQCILLATSSLMIAGNASAATPVLKLSEQASGLTQTKSGANHVTEWNLDHLNGNAAVLAKTAENHNVYFSGPGVADIRASGDKQELVVAGTDLSGSYINMSKGGSANLYLLPGSKVDMVGIGDSGAKTDATVILNNAALLGQKTSHKYDDKSSTAYMHGAAIWVDKLDNGNINIIADNQSMINGNIFLRGTGDKNITLDNSVMTNGTIASSGKSLNNVIIENSQIIPETYNMVDENSVSSTQIDDAIELRKANENHVGIINSKIKGGKDLRSESDSDLFIENKSIDSGYINIAAGGKAALDISDSIHNGDITILGKKGATVFITDHAQSTGDVSLGNGNNLLTVSNNSLMTGNVIADNKSKTSMTVGNNSQFLGSIAGVKKLSIVDNSQIVTHELKDMHIAMNDHAKLLATDLNHSNIDMSSNSQFNITHATGENTVTVNNLSADATAGMHALGEVNASKGATVTTKFANDKQTVSARNGAYNNDLAILEASKKSKAGADQQKTVLVVKRTELANDVQSNLAGLDGAKQSAVAVTNSIANRMNTLNASNLFNGVHEGASVWGDYLYQNANLKGNTESASTLQGLNTGADWTWKLANGDSLTSGMSLAQVKNKLSNASAYGNYNNHVTGNFYSLYGGWQQALQNKTWSLFTNANLSYGKLSYSANSNNVGASTSGIKEHLNSAYKGKVLNGEVRSGITIMATKNIAVQPYAILGMNKATSDEYANTNIKFSNNKSGSWYAGIGTRVTGDVDVKSIKLMPWADVSYTQEFADKTSIAATSAATNGDFQSTKGKMRKVVSAGAGVNAAVTNNLNLNSGIYTSAGDTSKDVSVRLGVNYNF, from the coding sequence ATGCGAAACGTAATGCGTCTATCAAAACTTTCTCAGTGTATTTTATTAGCCACCTCATCATTAATGATTGCGGGTAATGCCTCTGCTGCAACACCAGTGCTTAAATTGTCTGAACAGGCCTCGGGTCTTACTCAGACTAAGTCTGGCGCAAATCACGTTACTGAATGGAATCTTGATCACTTAAACGGTAATGCAGCCGTATTGGCAAAGACAGCAGAGAATCATAATGTTTACTTCTCTGGCCCTGGCGTTGCTGACATAAGAGCAAGCGGAGATAAGCAGGAACTGGTAGTTGCCGGTACTGATCTTTCTGGTAGCTATATTAATATGAGCAAAGGCGGTAGTGCGAACCTTTATCTACTACCCGGTAGCAAAGTGGATATGGTCGGAATCGGCGATAGCGGTGCAAAAACGGATGCCACTGTGATTCTGAATAATGCCGCACTGTTAGGCCAAAAAACTTCCCACAAATATGATGATAAATCGTCAACAGCTTACATGCACGGTGCAGCTATCTGGGTTGATAAGCTAGACAACGGTAATATAAATATTATTGCAGACAACCAAAGCATGATTAATGGTAATATTTTCTTAAGGGGCACTGGAGATAAAAACATCACATTAGATAATTCCGTGATGACCAATGGCACTATCGCATCGAGCGGAAAGTCTCTGAATAATGTCATCATTGAGAATAGCCAAATCATCCCTGAAACTTATAACATGGTTGATGAAAATTCAGTTTCTTCAACTCAAATTGATGATGCGATCGAATTAAGAAAAGCGAATGAAAATCACGTAGGCATTATTAATTCTAAAATAAAAGGTGGTAAGGACCTGAGAAGCGAAAGCGACTCAGACTTATTCATCGAAAATAAAAGTATTGATTCAGGATATATTAACATCGCGGCTGGCGGCAAAGCTGCCTTAGATATTAGTGACTCAATTCATAATGGTGACATCACTATTCTCGGCAAGAAAGGAGCTACCGTATTCATTACCGATCATGCCCAATCTACCGGAGACGTATCCTTGGGCAACGGGAATAATTTACTGACTGTTTCCAACAACTCGTTAATGACAGGTAACGTTATTGCAGATAATAAGAGCAAAACATCAATGACTGTCGGCAATAACAGTCAATTTCTGGGCAGCATTGCTGGCGTTAAAAAGCTGTCAATTGTTGATAACAGTCAAATAGTTACGCATGAACTTAAAGACATGCATATTGCCATGAACGATCACGCCAAGCTGCTTGCAACCGATCTCAATCACAGCAATATCGATATGAGCAGCAATAGCCAGTTCAACATCACTCATGCGACTGGCGAAAACACCGTGACGGTGAACAACCTCTCTGCGGACGCTACCGCGGGCATGCATGCCCTAGGTGAGGTTAACGCCTCGAAAGGTGCAACGGTAACCACCAAATTTGCCAACGATAAACAAACCGTTTCTGCACGTAATGGCGCTTACAATAACGATCTTGCGATTCTTGAGGCGAGTAAAAAATCCAAAGCAGGCGCTGATCAACAGAAAACCGTGCTTGTCGTGAAAAGAACTGAACTGGCAAATGATGTACAAAGCAACCTTGCCGGTCTTGATGGAGCAAAACAGTCAGCAGTCGCGGTAACAAACAGCATTGCTAACCGCATGAACACGCTTAATGCCAGCAACCTGTTTAACGGTGTGCATGAAGGCGCGAGCGTTTGGGGCGACTACCTTTATCAGAATGCCAACCTGAAAGGTAATACTGAATCCGCTAGCACATTACAGGGCCTGAATACCGGTGCAGACTGGACATGGAAACTTGCTAACGGCGATAGCCTGACTTCAGGCATGTCATTGGCGCAGGTAAAAAATAAACTGAGCAACGCATCAGCTTACGGCAATTACAACAACCACGTAACCGGCAATTTCTACAGCCTTTACGGCGGATGGCAGCAGGCGCTACAGAATAAAACCTGGAGCCTGTTTACCAATGCCAATCTTAGCTATGGCAAGCTGAGCTATTCTGCTAACAGCAATAACGTAGGCGCTTCAACCTCAGGCATTAAAGAACATCTGAACAGCGCTTATAAAGGCAAGGTGCTTAATGGTGAAGTGCGCTCTGGTATTACTATCATGGCAACTAAAAATATCGCGGTACAGCCTTATGCCATATTGGGTATGAACAAAGCCACCTCTGACGAATATGCTAATACAAATATCAAGTTCAGCAATAATAAGAGCGGTTCATGGTATGCCGGTATCGGAACGCGTGTAACGGGTGATGTTGATGTGAAAAGCATCAAACTGATGCCTTGGGCTGATGTGAGCTACACTCAGGAATTTGCGGATAAAACCAGTATTGCAGCGACCTCGGCCGCGACAAATGGTGATTTCCAATCCACCAAGGGCAAAATGCGTAAAGTCGTTTCTGCCGGTGCAGGCGTTAACGCCGCGGTGACGAATAACCTGAATCTGAATTCAGGCATCTACACCAGCGCGGGTGATACCAGCAAAGATGTCAGCGTTCGTCTGGGCGTGAACTACAACTTCTAA
- a CDS encoding entericidin A/B family lipoprotein — translation MFKKSILAIISVLLLASLLSGCNTFRGMGEDISSGGRAISRAA, via the coding sequence ATGTTTAAGAAAAGTATTCTTGCCATCATTTCTGTGTTGCTGCTTGCCAGCCTGCTGAGCGGCTGCAATACCTTCCGCGGCATGGGCGAGGATATATCGTCAGGTGGCCGTGCAATTTCACGCGCAGCCTAG
- the blc gene encoding outer membrane lipoprotein Blc codes for MRIWSKMGVIVSALLSVGCSITPPDNVKVVNNFELNRYLGSWYEVARLDHSFESGLQQVTANYSLRNDGGVKVINRGFNPEKNKWQQSEGKGYFTGPTSRAALKVSFFGPFYGGYNVIELDKDYQYALVCGPDKSYLWILSRTPQLQPGVKQHLLETAQHYGFDTNKLVWVDQSKATQ; via the coding sequence ATGCGTATCTGGTCAAAAATGGGTGTTATTGTTTCTGCATTACTTTCAGTCGGCTGCAGCATTACTCCGCCTGACAACGTCAAAGTGGTAAATAATTTTGAATTGAATCGATATCTGGGAAGCTGGTATGAAGTCGCGCGACTCGACCACAGTTTTGAATCCGGCCTACAACAAGTGACAGCTAATTACAGCCTGCGCAACGACGGCGGCGTAAAAGTTATCAATCGCGGATTTAACCCAGAGAAAAACAAATGGCAGCAAAGTGAAGGCAAAGGCTATTTTACCGGCCCAACTTCCAGAGCCGCGCTTAAAGTCTCATTCTTTGGCCCCTTCTACGGAGGCTATAACGTAATCGAGCTGGACAAGGATTATCAGTATGCTTTGGTCTGCGGCCCGGATAAAAGCTACCTGTGGATCCTTTCAAGAACCCCTCAGCTTCAGCCAGGCGTGAAACAGCATTTGCTTGAGACCGCTCAGCATTACGGTTTTGATACCAACAAGCTGGTGTGGGTCGATCAGTCAAAAGCGACGCAGTAA
- the epmA gene encoding elongation factor P--(R)-beta-lysine ligase, protein MSETASWQPSASIANLLKRAAILAEIRRFFSDRGVLEVETPTMSQATITDIHLFPFETRFVGPGAAEGMTLYMMTSPEYHMKRLLAAGSGPIYQMGRSFRNEEAGRYHNPEFTMLEWYRPRYDMYRLMNEVDDLLQQILDCNAAETVSYQQVFIRHLEVDPLSADKAQLREAAAKLDLSNIADEEEDRDTLLQLLFAMGVEPHIGRDKPTFVYHFPATQASLAEISTEDHRVAERFEVYYKGVELANGFRELTDGREQRQRFEQDNRKRAARGLPQHPIDNNLLAALEHGMPECSGVALGVDRLIMIALGAENLSDVLAFPVTRA, encoded by the coding sequence ATGAGCGAAACAGCAAGCTGGCAACCCAGTGCATCTATCGCCAATTTGTTGAAGCGTGCGGCAATCCTTGCTGAAATTCGGCGTTTTTTCAGCGATCGCGGCGTTCTGGAGGTGGAAACACCGACCATGAGCCAGGCGACGATTACCGACATTCACCTGTTTCCTTTTGAAACTCGCTTTGTCGGTCCGGGCGCGGCTGAAGGCATGACACTTTACATGATGACCAGCCCGGAATATCACATGAAACGCCTGCTTGCGGCGGGAAGCGGGCCTATCTACCAGATGGGGCGCAGTTTCCGCAATGAAGAGGCGGGTCGTTACCATAATCCGGAATTTACTATGCTCGAGTGGTATCGTCCGCGTTATGACATGTATCGCCTGATGAATGAGGTGGATGACCTGCTACAGCAGATCCTCGACTGCAATGCGGCAGAAACCGTGTCCTATCAGCAGGTATTTATTCGCCATCTTGAGGTTGATCCGTTGTCAGCCGATAAAGCCCAGCTGCGCGAAGCTGCGGCAAAATTGGATCTTTCCAATATCGCCGACGAAGAAGAAGATCGCGACACCTTGCTTCAATTGCTGTTTGCGATGGGAGTAGAACCCCATATTGGCCGCGACAAGCCGACTTTTGTTTATCATTTCCCCGCAACTCAGGCCTCTCTGGCAGAGATCAGCACTGAAGATCACCGCGTAGCCGAGCGTTTTGAGGTGTATTACAAAGGCGTTGAACTGGCAAACGGCTTCCGCGAATTGACCGATGGCCGCGAGCAGCGTCAGCGCTTTGAGCAGGATAACCGTAAGCGCGCTGCGCGTGGCCTGCCACAGCATCCAATCGACAACAACCTGTTAGCGGCTCTCGAGCACGGCATGCCGGAATGCTCTGGGGTTGCACTAGGCGTAGATCGCCTGATTATGATTGCGCTGGGGGCTGAGAACCTCAGCGACGTGCTGGCATTCCCTGTAACGCGTGCCTGA
- a CDS encoding 8-oxoguanine deaminase — MLSQRTWIKNPLAVFTANELNADGGLVIEGSRIVELLSAGQHPALPVDSTVDASECVLLPGLINTHHHFYQTLTRAWGPVVNAPLFPWLKQLYPVWARLQPEALALASRVAMAELLLSGCTTTTDHHYLFPQGMEEAIDVQVEVVRELGMRALLTRGSMSLGEDDGGLPPMHTVQSAEAILLDSQRLIDRYHQRGEGAWMQIALAPCSPFSVTTDIMRESAAMAEREDVRLHTHLAETLDEEQFCQQRFGLRTVDYLDSVGWLSDRTWLAHGIHFNDEEIRRLGAAGTGICHCPVSNMRLASGMCPARDLEAAGVPIGLGVDGSASNDASNLMYEARQALYLQRLRYGTEYATPERILGWATRGSARIIGRDDIGQIAVGKQADLALFKLDELRFSGSHDPIAALLLCGAERADSVMVGGKWRVREGEIVGLDVKSLISAHRQAAKKLFA; from the coding sequence ATGTTATCGCAACGAACCTGGATCAAAAACCCGCTCGCCGTTTTCACCGCCAACGAGCTGAATGCCGATGGCGGCCTTGTGATTGAAGGCTCGCGCATCGTCGAGCTGTTGTCTGCCGGGCAGCATCCCGCGCTGCCGGTCGACAGTACCGTCGATGCCTCGGAATGCGTCTTGCTTCCGGGGCTTATCAACACCCATCATCACTTTTATCAAACCTTGACCCGAGCCTGGGGGCCGGTGGTCAATGCGCCGCTGTTTCCCTGGCTCAAGCAGCTTTATCCGGTGTGGGCGCGCTTGCAACCCGAGGCTTTGGCGCTGGCAAGCCGCGTCGCAATGGCCGAATTGCTGCTTTCAGGCTGCACCACCACCACGGATCATCACTATCTTTTTCCGCAGGGTATGGAAGAGGCAATCGACGTACAGGTTGAGGTGGTGCGAGAGCTTGGCATGCGCGCTTTGCTGACGCGCGGTTCGATGAGTTTGGGCGAGGACGACGGTGGACTGCCGCCGATGCATACGGTGCAGTCTGCCGAGGCGATTTTGCTGGACAGTCAGCGGTTGATTGACCGTTATCATCAGCGCGGAGAGGGGGCTTGGATGCAGATTGCTCTGGCGCCATGTTCACCGTTTTCAGTGACCACCGATATTATGCGTGAAAGCGCTGCGATGGCCGAGCGCGAAGACGTCCGCCTGCATACTCATCTGGCCGAGACGCTCGATGAAGAGCAGTTTTGCCAGCAACGTTTTGGCCTGCGCACGGTGGACTATCTCGACAGCGTCGGTTGGTTGAGCGATCGTACCTGGCTGGCACACGGTATTCATTTCAACGATGAAGAGATTCGCCGCCTGGGAGCAGCGGGCACCGGCATTTGCCATTGCCCGGTCTCGAATATGCGGCTGGCGTCTGGAATGTGCCCTGCGCGTGATTTAGAGGCTGCGGGTGTGCCGATTGGCCTGGGTGTTGACGGCTCGGCCTCCAACGATGCATCAAATTTAATGTATGAGGCGCGTCAGGCACTGTATCTTCAGCGTTTACGCTACGGCACCGAATATGCCACGCCAGAGAGAATATTGGGTTGGGCAACGCGTGGTTCGGCTCGAATTATTGGTCGTGACGATATCGGGCAGATTGCGGTGGGTAAACAGGCGGATTTGGCTTTGTTTAAGCTGGACGAGCTACGTTTTAGCGGCAGTCATGATCCCATCGCCGCACTATTGCTCTGTGGTGCAGAGCGGGCAGACAGCGTGATGGTCGGTGGCAAGTGGCGCGTGCGGGAAGGGGAAATTGTCGGTCTGGATGTAAAATCTCTGATATCAGCACACCGTCAGGCCGCAAAGAAACTTTTTGCCTGA
- a CDS encoding nucleobase:cation symporter-2 family protein: protein MSESNEKELLYGLEERIAPTTAFFTAVQHLLASVVGIITPPLIIGSVLGLNAYLPYLISMSLLASGIGTFIQARRIMGIGAGMICLQGTSFAFLGVILSGGFLVKSRGGSPEDIMAMIFGVNFVAAFIPLLISRFIGQLRRVFTPLVTGTVIVLIGISLIKVSITDWGGGNGAADFGAPANLGLGALTLLVIVILNRIPIRALRLSAIVVGIAVGCLAAALTGHLTFKPLQGSWFELPHLFRFGFHFDWTIFAPIALVSFISILEAVGDLTANCMLSQQPIEGEAFRKRLKGGILADGVSCIIAAMFSSFPNTTFAQNNGVIQMTGVASRRVGLYIGVLLAVLGLFPVIGGVLQQIPAPVLGGATLVMFGSVVAAGIRIMTQAPLGRREMLIIAISFGIGLGIEAVPDVLKQFPQVIGNIFGHAVTSGGIVAMLLNFLMPIENTKTVVEPLKVN from the coding sequence ATGTCAGAATCCAATGAAAAAGAGCTGCTCTACGGACTTGAAGAACGCATCGCTCCAACGACTGCATTTTTCACCGCCGTGCAACACCTGCTGGCAAGTGTGGTCGGGATCATCACCCCACCTTTGATTATCGGATCGGTACTCGGGCTGAATGCTTATTTGCCTTATCTTATCAGTATGTCATTGCTGGCTTCCGGGATCGGCACCTTTATTCAGGCACGCCGCATCATGGGAATTGGTGCGGGGATGATCTGCCTGCAAGGCACCAGCTTCGCCTTTCTTGGCGTGATACTCTCGGGAGGCTTCCTGGTCAAGAGCCGAGGCGGTTCGCCGGAGGATATTATGGCGATGATCTTTGGTGTCAATTTTGTTGCTGCCTTTATCCCTCTTTTGATCAGTCGCTTTATCGGTCAGCTGCGCCGAGTGTTTACGCCGCTGGTCACCGGTACCGTGATCGTTCTCATCGGCATCAGCCTGATTAAGGTCAGCATCACCGACTGGGGCGGTGGCAACGGCGCAGCAGACTTTGGCGCACCGGCAAATCTCGGGCTTGGCGCGTTAACCCTGTTAGTGATAGTTATCCTTAACCGTATTCCCATTCGCGCTCTGCGCCTGTCGGCCATTGTGGTGGGTATTGCCGTAGGATGTCTGGCCGCAGCACTGACTGGTCACCTGACCTTCAAGCCGCTACAGGGAAGCTGGTTTGAGTTGCCTCACCTGTTCCGCTTTGGCTTCCATTTTGACTGGACTATCTTCGCGCCTATCGCGTTAGTGTCGTTTATCAGCATTCTCGAGGCGGTGGGCGATTTAACCGCCAACTGCATGCTCTCTCAGCAGCCGATAGAGGGGGAGGCATTCCGCAAACGTCTGAAAGGGGGGATTTTGGCCGACGGCGTGAGCTGCATCATTGCCGCGATGTTCTCGTCTTTCCCGAATACCACCTTTGCGCAAAACAACGGAGTCATCCAGATGACCGGCGTGGCAAGCCGCCGCGTTGGCTTATATATTGGCGTATTACTGGCTGTATTGGGCCTGTTCCCAGTCATTGGCGGCGTATTGCAGCAGATCCCGGCACCGGTATTGGGCGGTGCGACGCTGGTCATGTTTGGCAGCGTGGTAGCTGCCGGTATTCGCATTATGACTCAGGCACCGCTGGGTCGCCGCGAGATGCTGATTATCGCTATTTCGTTTGGTATCGGCCTGGGCATTGAGGCTGTGCCAGATGTGCTGAAACAGTTCCCACAGGTCATAGGAAACATCTTTGGCCATGCGGTCACCAGTGGCGGAATTGTCGCTATGTTGCTGAATTTCCTGATGCCGATTGAAAACACTAAAACAGTCGTGGAGCCGTTGAAAGTAAACTGA
- the mscM gene encoding miniconductance mechanosensitive channel MscM, whose translation MRLIPTLLVSLLLALPLYASAALSEDQLQQELKQAESNKEGANQAQIVESLQKAINWLDEANASTARSGQYQTAIDDFPRLSQSLRQELKTQADKALPVDDSLSSTELDQQILQVSSQLLEEARQLRQEQDRSRDISDSLSQLPQQQSEARNALADVDQRLQSFNNNKSALAQAQLKALQAESNARKARVDELELAQLSASNRQELSRIRAELYKTRHDRLDEQLQTLRNNLNSQRQREAETALEKTEQLAEQSGELPKSITQQLQSNRELSLALNQQAQRMDLISSQQRQAAAQTLQVRQALSTIKEQAQWLDASPLLGETLRAQVAKLPEMPKPQQLDGDMGQLRVQRLHYEDLLGKQQQYRQGKQDDGQPLSTAQQRILQAQLKTQSDLLNSLLSGCDTQILELTKLKVANTQLVDALKDINDAAHRYLFWVADVSPIGFNYPLQTMHDLNRLLSLDTLSQLGKASVMMVTSKETLLPLFGALVLVIVSISSRRHYYNFLDRATSRVGKVTQDHFSLTARTVFWSILVALPLPVLWAALGFGLQSAWPFPIAVAIGDGVTATLPVLWLFMISHYLAHPKGLFITHFNWPQRRVSRALRYYSLSIWLIVPLIMALITFDNLNDREFSNTLGRLCFIILCALLGLVTQSLKRAGIPLYLDKQGNGENLVNSSLWWMMLGAPLIAAFASILGYLATSQALLARLETSLAIWFLLLVIYHIIRRWMLIQRRKIAFERAKQRRAEILSQRAKGEEDTPLANSNEGAIEIEEPVVDLDAISSQSLRLVRSLLALVALLSVIVLWSEIHSAFSFLENIKLWDVSSTTQGVESMQPITLGHVLIAILVLIITTQLVRNLPALLELALLQHLDLTPGTGYAALTITKYAVLLIGGLTGFSMLGIEWGKLQWLVAAMGVGLGFGLQEIFANFISGLMILFEKPIRIGDTVTIRNLTGSVTKINTRATTIVDWDRKEIIVPNKAFITEQFINWSLSDSVTRVVLTVPAPVEANSEEVTSILTHAARKCSLVLDTPAPEAYLVDLQQGIQIFELRMHAAEMAHRMPLRHEIHQLILAGFREHGIILPFPPFQVRMETLHRAQNGGNATLSSSGPRNQGDL comes from the coding sequence GTGCGCCTGATCCCCACCCTATTGGTGAGTTTGCTGCTGGCGCTGCCGCTGTATGCCAGCGCAGCGCTCTCAGAAGATCAGCTCCAGCAAGAGCTGAAACAAGCCGAATCCAATAAGGAGGGGGCCAATCAGGCGCAAATCGTTGAATCGCTGCAAAAGGCGATCAACTGGTTGGACGAAGCCAACGCCTCCACGGCGCGATCCGGGCAGTATCAAACCGCCATCGATGATTTTCCACGCCTGTCGCAAAGTCTGCGTCAGGAGCTGAAAACTCAGGCCGATAAGGCGTTGCCTGTTGACGATAGCCTGTCGAGCACCGAGCTTGACCAGCAAATATTGCAGGTCAGTAGCCAACTGCTGGAAGAGGCGCGCCAGCTGCGTCAGGAGCAGGATCGTTCTCGCGATATCAGCGATTCTCTCAGCCAGCTTCCTCAGCAGCAATCTGAAGCACGTAACGCGCTGGCGGATGTCGATCAGCGCCTGCAAAGCTTTAATAATAACAAATCGGCGCTGGCGCAGGCCCAGCTAAAGGCGCTACAGGCGGAATCTAACGCCCGTAAAGCCCGCGTTGACGAGTTAGAGCTGGCGCAGCTTTCTGCCAGCAATCGACAGGAATTATCGCGCATTCGCGCCGAACTGTATAAAACGCGCCACGATCGTCTCGATGAACAGTTGCAGACGCTGCGCAATAATCTCAACAGCCAGCGCCAGCGAGAAGCCGAAACTGCGCTCGAAAAAACCGAGCAGCTGGCCGAGCAAAGTGGCGAATTACCCAAATCGATTACCCAACAGTTGCAGTCCAACCGCGAACTTTCGCTGGCGCTAAACCAGCAGGCACAGCGCATGGATCTGATCTCTTCACAGCAGCGACAGGCTGCGGCGCAAACTCTGCAGGTTCGTCAGGCGCTGAGCACAATCAAAGAGCAGGCGCAGTGGCTCGACGCTTCTCCGCTGTTGGGTGAAACTCTCCGCGCCCAAGTCGCGAAACTGCCTGAAATGCCGAAACCGCAACAGCTTGATGGCGATATGGGCCAGCTGCGCGTGCAGCGTTTGCACTATGAGGATTTACTCGGCAAACAGCAGCAGTATCGCCAGGGCAAGCAAGACGACGGCCAGCCATTAAGCACCGCACAACAGAGGATCTTGCAAGCGCAGCTGAAAACCCAGAGCGATCTACTCAACTCGTTGCTTTCAGGCTGTGACACGCAAATTCTCGAGCTGACCAAGCTGAAAGTCGCCAATACTCAGCTGGTTGATGCTTTGAAAGATATCAATGACGCCGCGCACCGCTATCTGTTCTGGGTGGCCGATGTCAGCCCGATAGGCTTCAACTATCCGCTGCAAACCATGCACGACCTGAATCGCCTACTGTCGCTGGATACCCTGTCGCAGCTGGGCAAAGCCTCGGTAATGATGGTCACCAGCAAGGAAACACTGCTGCCGCTGTTTGGCGCGCTGGTGTTGGTGATTGTCAGTATTAGCTCGCGCCGTCATTATTATAATTTCCTGGATCGAGCCACCAGCCGTGTCGGTAAAGTCACGCAGGATCATTTCTCCCTGACTGCGCGCACCGTGTTTTGGTCGATTCTGGTCGCCCTGCCGCTGCCGGTGCTTTGGGCGGCGCTGGGTTTCGGGCTGCAAAGTGCCTGGCCGTTTCCGATTGCGGTAGCGATCGGCGATGGAGTCACCGCCACGCTGCCGGTACTGTGGTTGTTTATGATCAGCCATTATCTGGCGCATCCCAAAGGGCTGTTCATTACTCACTTTAACTGGCCACAGCGCCGCGTTTCCCGCGCACTTCGCTATTACTCGCTGTCCATCTGGCTGATCGTGCCGCTGATCATGGCACTGATTACCTTCGATAATCTTAATGACCGCGAGTTTTCAAACACCTTGGGACGCCTGTGCTTCATCATCCTTTGCGCCCTGTTGGGTCTGGTAACTCAAAGCCTGAAACGCGCGGGTATTCCTCTGTACCTTGATAAGCAAGGTAACGGCGAAAATCTGGTGAACAGCTCGCTGTGGTGGATGATGCTTGGCGCGCCGCTGATCGCCGCCTTTGCCTCGATACTCGGCTATCTGGCAACCTCGCAGGCACTGCTCGCGCGTCTGGAAACCTCACTGGCTATCTGGTTCCTGCTGCTGGTGATTTACCACATTATTCGTCGTTGGATGCTTATTCAGCGCCGTAAAATTGCTTTCGAGCGTGCCAAGCAGCGACGAGCAGAAATCCTTTCACAGCGCGCCAAAGGTGAAGAAGACACACCTTTGGCTAACAGCAACGAAGGTGCGATAGAGATTGAAGAGCCGGTGGTTGATCTGGATGCCATCAGTTCACAATCGTTAAGACTGGTGCGCTCTTTGCTGGCCCTGGTGGCGCTTCTCTCGGTCATTGTACTGTGGTCAGAGATCCACTCGGCGTTTTCTTTCCTTGAAAACATTAAGCTGTGGGACGTCTCTTCCACCACTCAGGGCGTTGAGAGCATGCAGCCGATTACTCTTGGCCACGTGCTGATCGCCATCCTGGTGTTGATCATCACCACTCAGCTGGTGCGTAATCTGCCTGCCCTGCTCGAACTGGCGCTGTTGCAACATCTCGACCTGACGCCGGGAACCGGCTATGCGGCGTTGACCATCACCAAATACGCCGTATTGCTGATAGGCGGTTTGACGGGGTTCTCAATGCTGGGAATCGAATGGGGCAAACTGCAATGGCTGGTTGCCGCTATGGGCGTCGGATTGGGCTTCGGCTTGCAGGAGATTTTCGCTAACTTTATCTCGGGTTTGATGATCCTGTTTGAAAAGCCGATTCGAATCGGCGATACCGTGACGATTCGCAATCTCACCGGCAGCGTAACTAAAATCAACACCCGCGCGACCACCATTGTCGACTGGGATCGCAAAGAGATTATTGTGCCCAACAAGGCCTTTATCACCGAGCAGTTTATCAACTGGTCACTGTCGGACTCGGTCACTCGCGTGGTATTAACCGTTCCCGCGCCGGTCGAGGCCAACAGTGAAGAAGTGACGTCAATTCTCACCCATGCGGCCCGCAAGTGTTCATTGGTGCTTGATACCCCCGCTCCCGAGGCGTATCTGGTTGATCTGCAACAGGGTATCCAGATATTCGAACTGCGTATGCATGCCGCCGAGATGGCGCACCGTATGCCGCTGCGCCATGAAATCCATCAGCTTATTTTGGCTGGATTCCGCGAGCACGGCATTATTTTGCCATTCCCGCCGTTCCAGGTGCGGATGGAAACTTTGCATCGTGCACAGAATGGCGGCAATGCCACGCTCAGCAGCAGCGGACCGAGAAATCAGGGCGATCTCTGA
- the efp gene encoding elongation factor P, with product MATYSSNDFRPGLKIMFESEPYAIESSEFVKPGKGQAFARVKMRRLLTGSRVEKTFKSTDSCEGADVVDTNMNYLYNDGEFYHFMHPETFEQHGVEEKTVSDAAKWLQDNAECIVTLWDGRPIAVQPPNFIEAEIVETDPGLKGDTAGTGGKPATLSTGAVVKVPLFVQIGEVVRVDTRSGEYVSRVK from the coding sequence ATGGCGACTTATTCTAGCAACGATTTCCGTCCGGGTCTTAAAATCATGTTCGAGAGCGAGCCTTATGCTATCGAATCAAGTGAATTTGTTAAGCCGGGCAAGGGCCAGGCATTCGCGCGTGTTAAAATGCGTCGTCTGCTGACCGGTTCTCGCGTCGAGAAAACCTTCAAGTCTACCGACTCTTGTGAAGGCGCGGACGTTGTTGATACCAACATGAACTACCTGTACAACGACGGTGAGTTCTACCACTTCATGCACCCTGAGACTTTCGAGCAGCACGGTGTTGAAGAGAAAACCGTTTCTGACGCGGCTAAATGGCTGCAAGACAACGCGGAATGTATCGTGACTCTGTGGGACGGTCGTCCTATCGCCGTTCAGCCACCGAATTTCATCGAAGCTGAAATCGTTGAAACTGACCCAGGTCTGAAAGGTGACACTGCAGGTACCGGCGGCAAGCCTGCTACTCTGTCCACTGGCGCCGTAGTTAAGGTTCCATTGTTCGTACAGATCGGTGAAGTTGTTCGCGTTGACACCCGTTCTGGCGAATACGTTTCTCGCGTTAAGTAA